One Gracilinanus agilis isolate LMUSP501 unplaced genomic scaffold, AgileGrace unplaced_scaffold41616, whole genome shotgun sequence genomic window carries:
- the LOC123255241 gene encoding forkhead box protein O1-like: MAEAPQVVEIDPDFEPLPRPRSCTWPLPRPEFNQSTSATSSPAPSGCGGGSGAGNPGDAASAASAAVSSDFLSNLSLLEESEDFEQPPGSVAAAAAAAAVAAAAAAAAAAAAAEGLCPDFQCPETTCLQQQQQQQQQQPGPLQQHPPVPPASAGPLSGQPRKSSSSRRNAWGNLSYADLITKAIESSAEKRLTLSQIYEWMVKSVPYFKDKGDSNSSAGWK, from the coding sequence ATGGCCGAAGCGCCTCAGGTGGTGGAGATCGACCCGGACTTCGAGCCACTGCCACGGCCTCGGTCGTGCACTTGGCCCCTTCCCAGACCGGAGTTTAACCAGTCGACTTCGGCCACCTCCAGTCCGGCCCCCTCCGGCTGCGGCGGTGGCAGCGGGGCAGGGAATCCCGGGGATGCCGCGTCCGCCGCCTCGGCCGCTGTCAGCTCTGACTTCCTCAGCAATCTGAGCCTCCTGGAGGAGAGTGAGGACTTTGAACAGCCCCCGGGTTCCGtggcggctgctgctgctgcagcggctgtggcggcagcggcggcggcggcagctgcGGCTGCGGCGGCCGAAGGACTATGTCCAGACTTCCAGTGTCCGGAGACCACCTGcctgcagcagcagcaacaacagcaacagcagcagcccGGGCCCCTCCAGCAGCATCCGCCCGTCCCCCCGGCCTCGGCGGGGCCCCTGTCCGGGCAGCCTCGCAAGAGCAGCTCGTCCCGCCGCAACGCCTGGGGCAACCTGTCCTATGCCGACCTGATCACCAAGGCCATCGAGAGCTCCGCGGAGAAGCGGCTTACTCTGTCCCAGATCTATGAGTGGATGGTGAAGAGCGTCCCCTACTTCAAGGATAAGGGGGACAGCAACAGCTCCGCTGGCTGGAAG